A genomic region of Lysinibacillus sp. 2017 contains the following coding sequences:
- a CDS encoding YlbG family protein: protein MNERQGLIVYVHQLKHAKSLRKYGHVNFISRRLKYVVIYCNRDEVETLKNKIQRLPFVKDVVESYRPFVKTEFENAKPDKAKEYDYKVGL from the coding sequence ATGAACGAACGCCAAGGGCTAATCGTATATGTACATCAATTGAAGCATGCAAAATCATTACGAAAATACGGACATGTGAATTTTATCTCAAGAAGATTAAAATATGTTGTCATTTATTGTAATCGTGATGAAGTAGAAACGCTTAAAAATAAAATACAACGCCTTCCATTTGTGAAAGACGTTGTAGAGTCATACCGACCATTTGTTAAAACTGAATTCGAAAATGCGAAGCCAGATAAAGCAAAAGAGTATGATTATAAAGTGGGATTATAA